The following is a genomic window from bacterium.
GCGTCTGCGACCTCCAGGACGCGATCGGAGCGGCCCAGTCCCGCCTCTCCTTCCACCTGAGGGTGCTCCGGGAGGCAGGGCTGGTGCGCGACCGGAGGCAAGGGCGCTGGAACTTCTACTCGTTGCGGCCGGAGGTGCTCGAGCAGATGGCCGCGTACCTCCGGGAGCGCAGGCCGGATGAGGCCGCATGGGGTGCGTGCGGCTGTACAGAGACCCACGAGGGGCGGTGCTGCGACTGACTCTTGGACGCATCAACAAGTGTTGCTGCGGAGAGAGCAAGATGAGCGG
Proteins encoded in this region:
- a CDS encoding transcriptional regulator → MYGADLDLAQLARRFHALSDETRLRIVDLLVSGEKCVCDLQDAIGAAQSRLSFHLRVLREAGLVRDRRQGRWNFYSLRPEVLEQMAAYLRERRPDEAAWGACGCTETHEGRCCD